From Nocardioides daedukensis, the proteins below share one genomic window:
- a CDS encoding DUF3710 domain-containing protein: MKFGRKSKTESPAADTTAAEATTDEATDETADPVAAEPTGPYDASEIDLEGDGVDRVDLGGLLIAPAEGLEVRLQVEETTNEVQSIMLAGPTGAVEVRAFAAMRNGDMWSDVRRQIAADTARRGGTATEQEGDFGTELFCERTVKTDDGATATQPSRIVGINGPRWFLRATFLGRPAVEADAAGPWNQAIRSLVVRRGEGPMAPGDPLPITLPPQARKVD; the protein is encoded by the coding sequence GTGAAGTTTGGTCGCAAGTCGAAGACCGAGAGCCCGGCAGCCGACACGACGGCCGCCGAGGCGACCACGGACGAGGCCACCGACGAGACCGCCGATCCCGTCGCCGCCGAGCCCACCGGCCCCTACGACGCGTCCGAGATCGATCTCGAGGGTGACGGCGTCGACCGGGTCGACCTCGGTGGACTCCTGATCGCGCCGGCCGAGGGACTCGAGGTGCGCCTCCAGGTGGAGGAGACGACCAACGAGGTGCAGAGCATCATGCTGGCCGGTCCGACCGGCGCGGTAGAGGTGCGTGCCTTCGCTGCCATGCGCAACGGTGACATGTGGAGCGATGTACGTCGTCAGATCGCCGCGGACACCGCGCGCCGCGGCGGCACCGCCACCGAGCAGGAGGGTGACTTCGGCACCGAGCTGTTCTGTGAGCGCACGGTCAAGACCGACGACGGCGCGACCGCGACCCAGCCCTCGCGCATCGTCGGGATCAACGGGCCGCGCTGGTTCCTGCGGGCAACCTTCCTCGGTCGCCCCGCAGTCGAGGCCGATGCGGCCGGTCCCTGGAACCAGGCGATCCGCTCGCTGGTCGTACGCCGTGGCGAGGGCCCGATGGCCCCCGGCGACCCCCTGCCGATCACCTTGCCGCCCCAGGCGCGCAAGGTGGACTGA
- the dut gene encoding dUTP diphosphatase, which translates to MAVNSVRIPLVRLDRDLPVPSYAHHDDAGADLMTTVDVTLAPGERRLVPTGVALALPEGYVGLVHPRSGLAARHGVSIVNAPGTIDAGYRGEIKVLLVNLDAHSAVQLNRGDRIAQLVVQRYERADFVEIDTLDETARGSGGYGSTGGFTPDPSDHVPAGQAAGTPRSAQ; encoded by the coding sequence ATGGCTGTGAACTCCGTGCGGATCCCGCTCGTGAGGCTCGATCGAGACCTCCCCGTCCCGTCCTACGCGCACCACGACGACGCCGGTGCAGACCTGATGACGACCGTGGACGTGACCCTTGCCCCGGGGGAGCGACGACTAGTCCCGACCGGTGTCGCCCTGGCGCTGCCCGAGGGGTATGTCGGCCTGGTCCACCCGCGTTCCGGGCTGGCCGCGAGGCATGGCGTCAGCATCGTGAACGCGCCGGGAACCATCGACGCCGGCTATCGCGGGGAGATCAAGGTGCTGCTGGTCAACCTCGATGCCCACAGCGCCGTCCAGCTCAACCGCGGCGACCGGATCGCCCAGCTCGTCGTACAGCGCTATGAGCGTGCCGACTTCGTCGAGATCGACACGTTGGATGAGACCGCGCGTGGATCCGGGGGCTACGGTTCCACTGGTGGTTTCACACCCGATCCGTCCGATCACGTGCCGGCTGGCCAGGCCGCCGGCACCCCGAGGAGTGCACAGTGA
- a CDS encoding DUF3093 family protein, translated as MLYAERLTVPLRWWVQGTMLVASFWFAVAVAVPSVLAAALVALAFGLLVAAGFLSYGKAKVSVGEGELHAGRAHISLAHVRGAEALDAERTRLVAGREADARAYLLLRPYLKRSVRVWIEDDRDPTPYWLISTRRPKALVAALEQTTSH; from the coding sequence GTGCTGTACGCCGAACGCCTCACCGTGCCGCTGCGCTGGTGGGTGCAGGGAACGATGTTGGTTGCCTCCTTCTGGTTCGCCGTCGCCGTGGCGGTCCCGTCCGTCCTGGCCGCTGCCCTGGTGGCCCTGGCGTTCGGGCTCCTCGTCGCTGCCGGCTTCCTCTCCTACGGCAAGGCCAAGGTCTCGGTGGGTGAAGGGGAGCTGCACGCCGGCAGGGCGCACATCTCGCTTGCCCATGTCCGCGGCGCCGAGGCGCTCGACGCCGAGCGCACCCGACTGGTCGCCGGCCGCGAGGCCGACGCCCGCGCCTACCTCCTGCTGCGCCCCTACCTCAAGCGATCGGTGCGGGTGTGGATCGAGGACGACCGCGACCCCACGCCGTACTGGCTGATCTCCACGCGGCGCCCCAAGGCGTTGGTGGCTGCACTGGAGCAGACCACGAGCCACTAG
- a CDS encoding DUF4235 domain-containing protein, whose protein sequence is MASGSKAWTILSLVATLGSAAVAKKAIDGGWKAATGKQPPSNPADPDVDIWEAVMWATVSGTFIAVMKMLASRKAANYYVKSTGHLPPDLQSDVDAAAKAAGAKG, encoded by the coding sequence ATGGCATCCGGCTCGAAGGCATGGACGATTCTCTCGCTCGTCGCGACCCTGGGCAGTGCGGCAGTCGCGAAGAAGGCGATCGACGGCGGCTGGAAGGCCGCCACGGGCAAGCAACCGCCGAGCAACCCCGCAGACCCTGACGTGGACATCTGGGAAGCCGTAATGTGGGCAACCGTCAGCGGCACGTTCATCGCGGTGATGAAGATGCTGGCCTCTCGCAAGGCCGCCAACTACTACGTGAAGTCCACCGGGCACCTGCCGCCCGACCTGCAGTCAGACGTCGACGCGGCTGCCAAGGCAGCCGGCGCGAAGGGCTGA
- a CDS encoding DUF4193 domain-containing protein, which yields MATDYDAPRKNEEEQSEESIEELKARRHDKNSGKVDEDEAEAAEAFELPGADLSHEELAVEVKPRQDDEFTCMSCFLVHHRSQLADAKKLICRDCI from the coding sequence ATGGCGACCGATTACGACGCACCGCGCAAGAACGAAGAAGAGCAGAGCGAAGAGAGCATCGAGGAGCTCAAGGCGCGCCGCCATGACAAGAACTCGGGCAAGGTCGACGAGGACGAGGCCGAGGCGGCGGAAGCCTTCGAGCTGCCCGGGGCCGACCTGTCGCACGAGGAGCTCGCCGTCGAGGTGAAGCCTCGCCAGGATGACGAGTTCACCTGCATGAGCTGCTTCCTGGTGCACCACCGCAGCCAGCTGGCGGATGCCAAGAAGCTCATCTGCCGCGACTGCATCTGA
- a CDS encoding inositol monophosphatase family protein encodes MSALLDLARRVASEAADFVAANSQGVDVAATKTSPVDVVTEVDRASERLIRERILAERPEDGFLGEEDGGVAGTSGVRWIVDPIDGTVNFLYGLPEYAISIAAEQDGRVVAGAVVNVATRVEWSAALGEGAQRDGIGLRVRPAPPLAESLVLTGFNYDSDVRRVQAAGLATLLPRVRDIRRFGSCALDLCHIAEGTADGYYEEGIAEWDHAAGALIAREAGAQTELTTGRAGRQMLICAPPEGFAALRSALVDSGLLAGSSGSLGE; translated from the coding sequence ATGAGCGCGCTGCTCGACCTGGCACGCCGGGTGGCAAGCGAGGCCGCGGACTTCGTGGCCGCCAACAGCCAGGGCGTCGACGTGGCAGCGACGAAGACCAGCCCGGTCGACGTGGTCACCGAGGTCGATCGGGCCAGTGAGCGTCTGATCCGCGAGCGGATCCTGGCCGAGCGTCCCGAGGACGGCTTCCTCGGCGAGGAGGACGGCGGCGTCGCCGGGACCTCGGGTGTGCGCTGGATCGTCGACCCGATCGACGGCACGGTGAACTTCCTCTACGGCCTGCCCGAATATGCGATCTCCATCGCCGCCGAGCAGGACGGCCGGGTGGTGGCCGGAGCCGTCGTCAACGTGGCCACCCGCGTCGAGTGGTCGGCAGCGCTCGGTGAGGGCGCCCAGCGCGACGGCATCGGGCTCCGCGTGCGCCCGGCCCCGCCACTGGCCGAGAGCCTGGTGCTCACCGGCTTCAACTACGACTCCGACGTACGCCGCGTGCAGGCGGCCGGTCTGGCCACCCTGCTGCCCCGGGTCCGCGACATCCGGCGCTTCGGGTCCTGTGCCCTGGACCTGTGCCACATCGCCGAGGGAACCGCGGACGGCTACTACGAGGAGGGCATCGCCGAGTGGGACCACGCGGCGGGGGCCCTGATCGCCCGAGAAGCGGGTGCCCAGACCGAGCTGACCACCGGTCGCGCGGGACGGCAGATGCTCATCTGTGCACCCCCCGAAGGCTTCGCGGCACTGCGTTCCGCACTGGTCGACAGCGGCCTCCTGGCGGGGTCGTCCGGCAGCCTCGGGGAATAG
- a CDS encoding ferrochelatase: MQPDVTPYDALLLVSFGGPEKPEDVVPFLENVTRGRGIPRERLVEVGEHYFGFGGKSPINDQNRALLAAIREDFSSNGIDLPVYWGNRNWDPYLADTLAEMKRDGIKRAACFVTSAYSSYSGCRQYRENLAEASAAVEGAPVLDRLRHYFNHPGFITAMVDASLSAIAELPHEARDDAHLIFVTHSIPTAMNEASGPEGSAYVDQHRSVAEEVVERVRLETGHRHRHDLVYCSRSGSPRTPWLEPDVNDHLEELAAGARPAVVLVPIGFISDHMEVVYDLDTEAAATAERLGLTFARAATAGIDPRFVAMVRDLLVERAAVERGEEVSRAAVGNLPACWDVCAAGCCANAKGPMPALGGRD; the protein is encoded by the coding sequence ATGCAGCCCGACGTGACGCCGTACGACGCCCTGCTCCTGGTCTCCTTCGGGGGACCCGAGAAGCCCGAGGACGTGGTGCCGTTCCTGGAGAACGTCACACGTGGCCGCGGCATCCCGCGCGAGCGACTGGTCGAGGTGGGGGAGCACTACTTCGGCTTCGGCGGGAAGTCGCCGATCAACGACCAGAACCGCGCCCTGCTCGCGGCGATCCGTGAGGACTTCTCCAGCAATGGCATCGACCTGCCCGTCTATTGGGGCAACCGGAACTGGGACCCCTACCTGGCCGACACCCTGGCCGAGATGAAGCGTGACGGCATCAAGCGGGCCGCCTGCTTCGTGACCTCGGCCTACTCGTCCTACTCGGGCTGCCGGCAATATCGCGAGAACCTTGCCGAGGCGAGCGCAGCGGTCGAGGGTGCGCCGGTCCTGGACCGACTGCGCCACTACTTCAACCACCCCGGGTTCATCACCGCGATGGTCGACGCGTCGCTGTCCGCGATCGCCGAGCTGCCCCACGAGGCTCGCGACGACGCGCACCTGATCTTCGTCACCCACTCCATCCCGACCGCGATGAACGAGGCGAGCGGTCCGGAGGGCTCGGCCTACGTCGACCAGCACCGCAGCGTCGCGGAGGAGGTCGTCGAGCGGGTCCGGCTCGAGACCGGTCACCGGCACCGTCACGACCTCGTCTACTGCTCGCGGTCCGGTTCACCCCGCACGCCGTGGCTCGAGCCGGACGTCAACGACCACCTCGAGGAGCTCGCCGCCGGCGCACGACCGGCTGTGGTGCTCGTCCCGATCGGCTTCATCTCCGACCACATGGAGGTCGTCTACGACCTGGACACCGAGGCCGCAGCGACCGCCGAGAGGCTCGGGCTCACCTTCGCGCGCGCGGCCACTGCGGGCATCGACCCGCGCTTCGTCGCGATGGTCCGGGACCTGCTCGTCGAGCGGGCCGCCGTCGAGCGCGGCGAAGAGGTCTCCCGTGCGGCCGTGGGGAACCTGCCCGCCTGCTGGGACGTCTGCGCTGCCGGGTGCTGCGCCAACGCGAAGGGCCCCATGCCCGCCCTGGGCGGACGCGACTGA
- a CDS encoding MFS transporter, with protein MLTPYRRVLATPGAVRFSLSAFVGRLPISMISLGIVLLVEGATGSYATAGTVASAYLLANAFFAIVHGRLVDRFGQATVLPLAQGLFTGALALMAWAAQDDWGSLAVHGFAALAGATLPQLGACVRARWSWVLEEPRQVQTAYAFESVVDEVVFVTGPTLVTFLATAWHPVAGLAVAGATGLVGAITLAAQRGTQPPARWDGSRTDVGERPPMPWLVVVPLAVVCVALGAVFGSVEVITVAFSEEQGAKAWAGPLLALWAIGSLSAGVVSGAINWRTPPESRVGWGVLALGLATAPLLLVDSMWLMGVLLLLGGMAIAPTLIATMSVVEREVPTGRLTEGMAIVHTGLGIGIAPGAALAGMLIDEHGANPAYVVPLAAGVLGFAAAWCGRRIVTGSRAMP; from the coding sequence GTGCTGACTCCCTATCGTCGCGTGCTCGCCACTCCCGGCGCTGTTCGCTTCAGCCTCAGCGCGTTCGTGGGGCGGCTGCCGATCTCGATGATCAGCCTTGGGATCGTGTTGCTGGTCGAGGGCGCCACCGGCTCGTACGCGACGGCGGGGACGGTCGCGTCGGCCTACCTGTTGGCCAACGCGTTCTTCGCCATCGTGCACGGCCGGTTGGTCGACCGGTTCGGGCAGGCAACCGTGCTGCCGCTGGCCCAGGGCCTCTTCACCGGGGCGCTGGCCCTGATGGCCTGGGCCGCCCAGGACGACTGGGGCAGCCTTGCCGTGCACGGCTTCGCGGCACTGGCCGGAGCGACGCTGCCCCAGCTGGGCGCCTGCGTGCGTGCCCGCTGGTCCTGGGTGCTCGAGGAGCCTCGGCAGGTGCAGACCGCCTATGCCTTCGAGTCGGTGGTCGATGAGGTCGTCTTCGTCACCGGTCCGACCCTGGTCACCTTCCTGGCCACCGCGTGGCACCCGGTCGCCGGGCTGGCCGTCGCGGGCGCCACCGGTCTCGTCGGCGCGATCACGCTCGCCGCGCAGCGCGGCACGCAGCCACCGGCACGCTGGGACGGGTCCCGCACCGACGTCGGCGAACGCCCCCCGATGCCCTGGCTGGTGGTGGTCCCGCTGGCCGTCGTCTGTGTCGCCCTCGGCGCGGTGTTCGGCTCCGTGGAGGTGATCACCGTGGCGTTCTCCGAGGAACAGGGCGCCAAGGCCTGGGCCGGGCCGCTGCTGGCGCTGTGGGCGATCGGGAGCCTGTCCGCCGGGGTCGTCTCGGGCGCGATCAACTGGCGGACACCACCCGAGAGTCGCGTCGGCTGGGGCGTGCTCGCCCTGGGTCTCGCCACCGCTCCGCTGCTGCTGGTCGACTCGATGTGGCTGATGGGTGTGCTGCTGCTGCTCGGCGGGATGGCCATCGCACCCACCCTGATCGCGACGATGTCGGTGGTGGAGCGCGAGGTGCCCACCGGGCGCCTGACCGAGGGGATGGCGATCGTGCACACGGGGCTCGGCATCGGCATCGCTCCCGGGGCTGCCCTGGCCGGGATGCTGATCGACGAGCACGGCGCCAATCCGGCGTACGTCGTGCCCCTGGCAGCCGGTGTGCTGGGTTTCGCGGCGGCCTGGTGCGGGCGCCGAATCGTCACGGGAAGCCGTGCGATGCCCTAA
- a CDS encoding D-arabinono-1,4-lactone oxidase, translated as MHTWQNWSGLETAHPTEVITPATPDEVAVAVRRAAAAGDRVKMVGTGHSFTSISAPESVMLRPDGLSGITAVDRAAMTVTALAGTPLYVLNSELARMGLSLHNMGDIAEQTLAGATSTGTHGTGGVKASLSAQLAGLRLVTGDGSTVVASRDENPDVFAAARIGLGALGVITHVTFEVEPLGVLEAHEQPMGWDEALARYDEFVSQNHHCDMYWFPHTDRMQVKTNNRLDVPIDEIDPVGRFRGWLDDDFLSNSVFGLVNRLGNRAPGLIPRINDLSGRLLSERRYSDIPHRVFTSPRRVVFKEMEYAVAREVGLDVLREARQLIERKGWRIGFPVEIRMTPADDITLGTSTGRDSIYLAFHVHEHAEHLDYFGGVEEILKAAGGRPHWGKVHTRQAADLAEVYPRFEEFLALRDRLDPGRVFANDYLRRVLGD; from the coding sequence ATGCACACCTGGCAGAACTGGTCCGGGCTGGAGACCGCCCACCCCACCGAGGTCATCACTCCCGCCACCCCCGACGAGGTCGCCGTGGCCGTACGTCGAGCGGCCGCTGCCGGGGACAGGGTCAAGATGGTCGGCACCGGTCACAGCTTCACCTCCATCTCCGCGCCCGAGTCCGTGATGCTGCGTCCGGACGGGCTGAGCGGGATCACCGCGGTCGATCGTGCGGCGATGACCGTGACTGCGCTGGCCGGGACTCCCCTGTACGTGCTCAACTCGGAGCTGGCCCGGATGGGCCTCTCGCTGCACAACATGGGTGACATCGCCGAGCAGACCCTGGCCGGCGCCACCAGCACGGGCACGCACGGGACCGGGGGCGTGAAGGCCTCACTCTCCGCGCAGCTGGCGGGCCTGCGCCTGGTCACCGGGGATGGCAGCACGGTGGTGGCCTCGCGCGACGAGAACCCCGACGTCTTCGCCGCGGCACGGATCGGGCTCGGTGCCCTGGGTGTGATCACCCACGTCACCTTCGAGGTAGAGCCACTGGGTGTGCTGGAGGCGCACGAGCAGCCGATGGGCTGGGACGAGGCGCTGGCACGCTATGACGAGTTCGTCTCGCAGAACCACCACTGCGACATGTACTGGTTCCCGCACACCGACCGGATGCAGGTCAAGACCAACAACCGACTCGACGTACCCATCGACGAGATCGATCCGGTCGGCCGGTTCCGCGGCTGGCTCGACGACGACTTCCTGTCCAACTCGGTCTTCGGCCTGGTCAATCGCCTCGGCAACCGGGCCCCCGGCCTGATCCCGCGGATCAACGACCTGTCGGGTCGCCTGCTGTCGGAGCGTCGCTACAGCGACATCCCGCACCGGGTCTTCACGTCCCCGCGCCGCGTCGTCTTCAAGGAGATGGAGTACGCCGTGGCGCGCGAGGTGGGCCTCGACGTGCTGCGCGAGGCGCGCCAGCTGATCGAGCGCAAGGGCTGGCGGATCGGCTTCCCGGTCGAGATCCGGATGACGCCCGCCGACGACATCACGCTGGGCACCTCCACCGGCCGCGACTCGATCTACCTGGCCTTCCACGTGCACGAGCATGCCGAGCACCTCGACTACTTCGGCGGGGTCGAGGAGATTCTGAAGGCTGCCGGCGGTCGCCCCCACTGGGGCAAGGTGCACACCCGCCAGGCTGCCGACCTGGCCGAGGTCTACCCACGGTTCGAGGAGTTCCTGGCGTTGCGCGACCGCCTCGACCCCGGCCGGGTCTTCGCCAACGACTACCTGCGCCGCGTCCTCGGCGACTGA
- a CDS encoding trimeric intracellular cation channel family protein has translation MSPMSILVSLDLLGIFVFAMSGALVAIRKDLDLFGVLVLAGATGLGGGFIRDVLIDATPPAALADWRYLLVPVTAGLLCFFAHPALARIERHINVLDAFGLSLFCVTGAIKAMEYGLGPVPAALMGMVTGIGGGMIRDVLAGRVPVVFRGELYATPALAGAAVVAVLHEFGQPLYLAAIGGLLCLVWRLVALRRNWQAPKPGGQSSV, from the coding sequence ATGAGCCCGATGTCGATCCTGGTCAGCCTCGACCTCCTCGGCATCTTCGTGTTCGCGATGTCCGGTGCGCTGGTCGCCATCCGCAAGGATCTCGACCTGTTCGGAGTGCTGGTCCTGGCCGGGGCGACCGGCCTGGGCGGCGGGTTCATCCGGGACGTCCTGATCGATGCCACGCCACCTGCGGCGCTCGCCGACTGGCGCTATCTCCTGGTCCCGGTCACGGCTGGACTGCTCTGTTTCTTCGCCCATCCGGCGTTGGCGCGGATCGAGCGACACATCAACGTCCTGGACGCCTTCGGGCTCTCGCTGTTCTGTGTCACCGGTGCGATCAAGGCGATGGAGTATGGCCTCGGGCCGGTTCCGGCGGCGTTGATGGGGATGGTCACCGGGATCGGCGGCGGCATGATCCGCGACGTCCTGGCCGGGCGGGTCCCGGTGGTCTTCCGCGGTGAGCTCTATGCCACCCCTGCTCTCGCCGGAGCCGCTGTCGTGGCCGTGCTCCACGAGTTCGGGCAGCCCCTCTACCTGGCCGCGATCGGTGGACTGCTCTGCCTGGTCTGGCGCCTCGTCGCACTCCGCCGCAACTGGCAGGCGCCCAAGCCCGGTGGCCAGTCCAGCGTCTGA
- the sepH gene encoding septation protein SepH, with translation MLHLTLAGLSEDKKRLLLVSDKGEEFSLTVDDKLRAALRGEHARLGQLEIQMESTLRPRDIQARIRAGESPESVAQAAHTTVDKILPFANPVLAEREHIAQRAQRSSVRRRSGDSGARTLGEAVSAQYSQLNLHSNTVQWDAWRREDGRWTLTAAYVAGKKKGTARFTFDPPGNYVTMENDEARWLVGEAPTSTPAAPDRDDLQKARQRRLSAIPEDELPLGDDAISLVTDAPAPTPEEDPDESTVDLTEAARAVREVEQAPETTPETAPDPAFEATPEPLSEVPRAPAEERADSAETGRDSDPEPEPERQPTRKPARKKGRASVPSWDEIMFGGGKQD, from the coding sequence ATGCTGCACCTCACGCTCGCAGGGCTGAGTGAGGACAAGAAGCGTCTACTCCTCGTCAGTGACAAGGGCGAGGAGTTCAGCCTCACCGTGGACGACAAGCTCCGGGCCGCCCTGCGCGGCGAGCACGCCCGCCTCGGCCAGTTGGAGATTCAGATGGAAAGCACGCTCCGTCCCCGTGACATCCAGGCCCGCATCCGCGCTGGTGAGTCACCCGAGTCAGTCGCCCAGGCGGCACACACGACGGTCGACAAGATCCTGCCGTTCGCGAACCCCGTCCTCGCCGAGCGCGAGCACATTGCCCAGCGCGCCCAGAGATCTTCGGTACGCCGTCGCAGCGGCGACTCCGGTGCCCGCACGCTGGGCGAGGCCGTCTCCGCCCAGTACAGCCAGCTGAACCTGCACAGCAACACCGTGCAGTGGGACGCCTGGCGTCGCGAGGACGGCCGGTGGACCCTCACCGCCGCCTATGTCGCGGGCAAGAAGAAGGGCACCGCGCGGTTCACCTTCGACCCTCCCGGCAACTACGTGACGATGGAGAATGACGAGGCTCGCTGGCTGGTGGGTGAGGCACCCACGAGCACCCCGGCCGCCCCGGATCGCGACGACCTCCAGAAGGCCCGGCAACGCCGCCTCAGCGCCATCCCCGAGGACGAGCTGCCCTTGGGCGACGACGCCATCTCGCTGGTCACCGATGCGCCGGCCCCCACCCCGGAGGAAGACCCCGACGAGTCGACGGTGGACCTGACCGAGGCCGCCCGCGCGGTGCGTGAGGTCGAGCAGGCCCCGGAGACAACCCCCGAGACTGCGCCGGACCCCGCCTTCGAGGCGACGCCCGAGCCGTTGTCGGAGGTGCCCCGCGCACCCGCCGAGGAGCGAGCAGACAGCGCCGAGACGGGCCGTGACTCGGATCCTGAGCCTGAGCCCGAACGGCAGCCGACCCGCAAGCCGGCCCGCAAGAAGGGTCGCGCCTCGGTGCCGAGCTGGGACGAGATCATGTTCGGCGGCGGCAAGCAGGACTGA
- a CDS encoding SDR family oxidoreductase, with the protein MSYFVTGATGFIGRFLVPELLGNRQGEIFVLCRESSLPRMQQLISRWGSERVVPVIGDLGAPDLGVDPEWIAEHGGEVEHFFHLAAIYDMTADDATNDAMNVEGTHNALSLARSLEVSAFHQVSSVAAAGTHHGVFDETMFDEGQHLPSPYHRTKFESEKIVRESGLPWRVYRPAIVVGHSETGEMDKVDGPYYFFPVLKRLRDSLPAWLPLLGLDLGNTNVVPVDYVARAMDHLAHLPGHDGKAFHLVNPDPQPVVDMINAFCGAAGAPRFATPLRRVPTESALGALPKRLRPLNVINSALRSAPAQAMLGQTAGRAGIPPEILSHSSFESTFDSRRTQQALAGSGIDVPDLESYAGVLWSFWEENLDQTTARDQDVRRALEGRHVVITGASSGIGQVTALKVAQAGGIPVLVARGREKLGDLKATIEMRGGQAHVFPCDLSDLEAIDTLCERLSNELPSVDYLVNNAGRSIRRSIRLSHDRFHDFERTMQLNYFGAIRLIMGLFPVMREQKRSHIVNISSIGVQTNPPRFAAYVASKAALDSWSNVVASEVVGDGITFTNVHMPLVKTPMIAPTKIYDKFPTISPAQAADVVIKALVEKPHELNTVLGNAGAVAHTVAPKAAFRVLNMAYHVFPDSAAARGSDDAKRESEQVMLARLFKGIHW; encoded by the coding sequence ATGTCCTACTTTGTGACCGGCGCCACAGGATTCATCGGGCGATTCCTCGTGCCCGAGCTCCTGGGCAATCGCCAGGGCGAGATCTTCGTCCTGTGCCGTGAGTCCTCACTGCCCAGGATGCAGCAGCTGATCAGTCGCTGGGGCTCCGAGCGGGTGGTGCCGGTGATCGGCGACCTCGGTGCACCCGACCTCGGTGTCGATCCCGAATGGATCGCGGAGCATGGCGGGGAAGTCGAGCACTTCTTCCACCTCGCCGCGATCTATGACATGACAGCGGACGACGCCACCAACGACGCGATGAACGTCGAGGGCACCCACAACGCGCTCTCGTTGGCCCGCTCGCTGGAGGTCTCCGCCTTCCACCAGGTCTCCTCGGTGGCGGCCGCCGGGACCCATCACGGCGTGTTCGACGAGACCATGTTCGACGAGGGTCAGCACCTGCCCTCGCCGTATCACCGCACCAAGTTCGAGTCCGAGAAGATCGTCCGCGAGTCCGGGCTGCCGTGGCGGGTCTATCGTCCGGCGATCGTGGTGGGTCACTCCGAGACCGGAGAGATGGACAAGGTCGATGGGCCCTACTACTTCTTCCCCGTGCTGAAGCGCCTGCGGGACTCGCTGCCGGCCTGGCTGCCCCTGCTCGGCCTGGACCTGGGCAACACCAATGTGGTCCCGGTCGACTACGTGGCCAGGGCGATGGACCACCTGGCTCACCTGCCCGGTCACGACGGCAAGGCGTTCCACCTGGTCAACCCCGATCCCCAGCCGGTCGTCGACATGATCAACGCGTTCTGCGGTGCCGCCGGGGCGCCCCGGTTCGCCACTCCCCTGCGTCGCGTGCCCACCGAGTCCGCGCTCGGCGCGTTGCCGAAGAGGCTGCGTCCGCTCAACGTGATCAACTCCGCGCTGCGCAGCGCCCCGGCCCAGGCGATGCTCGGCCAGACCGCCGGTCGTGCCGGCATCCCGCCCGAGATCCTGTCCCACTCCAGCTTCGAGTCGACCTTCGACTCACGCCGTACCCAGCAGGCGCTGGCCGGGTCAGGAATCGACGTGCCCGACCTGGAGAGCTATGCCGGCGTGCTGTGGTCCTTCTGGGAGGAGAACCTCGACCAGACGACCGCCCGGGATCAAGATGTACGTCGTGCCCTCGAGGGTCGCCACGTGGTGATCACCGGCGCCTCGTCCGGCATCGGCCAGGTCACCGCGCTGAAGGTGGCCCAGGCCGGCGGCATCCCTGTCCTGGTCGCCCGTGGCCGCGAGAAGCTCGGGGACCTCAAGGCCACCATCGAGATGCGCGGCGGGCAGGCCCATGTCTTCCCCTGCGACCTCTCCGACCTCGAGGCGATCGACACGTTGTGCGAGCGCCTGTCGAACGAGCTCCCGTCGGTGGACTACCTGGTCAACAACGCCGGCCGCTCGATCCGGCGTTCGATCAGGTTGAGCCACGACCGGTTCCACGACTTCGAGCGCACCATGCAGCTGAACTACTTCGGAGCGATTCGGCTGATCATGGGGCTCTTCCCCGTGATGCGCGAGCAGAAGCGCAGCCACATCGTGAACATCTCCTCGATCGGGGTGCAGACCAACCCACCACGCTTCGCGGCGTACGTCGCCTCCAAGGCCGCGCTCGACTCCTGGAGCAACGTGGTGGCGTCCGAGGTGGTCGGCGACGGGATCACCTTCACCAACGTGCACATGCCGCTGGTGAAGACGCCGATGATCGCGCCCACGAAGATCTATGACAAGTTCCCCACCATCTCCCCGGCGCAGGCGGCCGACGTAGTGATCAAGGCACTGGTGGAGAAGCCGCACGAGCTGAACACCGTGCTGGGCAACGCCGGCGCGGTCGCGCACACGGTCGCCCCGAAGGCCGCCTTCCGGGTGCTGAACATGGCCTATCACGTGTTCCCGGACTCCGCGGCCGCTCGCGGCTCCGACGACGCGAAGCGAGAGAGCGAGCAGGTCATGCTCGCCCGCCTCTTCAAGGGCATCCACTGGTGA